A region of the Methylocystis sp. MJC1 genome:
CAGCTTTTCGAAGAGCGCGCGGCTTTTCTCGGAGGACGTCTTCCAATAATCAGTCATTGCGGCGGCGACGGCCTGTAGCCCTTTGACTACCGAGGTCGTGGCCTCCAAAACTGCCTCGGACTGCTTCAGGCCGGGTGCTTGGGTCTCTTGGAGGTTGATGGGCATGATATATATCCTTTTGGCTCTGTGCGCCTAGGAAAATCCTGGCCGCCACCGCCGCTTATAAGTTAGCGTGCGCCGCAACAAAAATAACGCGCTGCAAAAATAAAATGAGTCCCCCGGTCAGGTCGACGGTATTGCGATATGGGCTGCTCAGTCTGACTACGATCCGCGCCATCGGGGGAGAGCTGGCCCGGCAAACTCGGACAGTAGCTTGAGTGATGGGGTCGTCTAATCGCGATTGTCATGTCAAGGGATTTCGCCAGGCTCTGTCGCGAATTTTTCTCTCGGGTCGGCTGGGGCTATGATCGCCGGGCGTGGGGCAAGCGGAATTGTGCGATGATCGATTTCAAGGGCAGTCATTTTGAACGCGACGTGATCCTGTGGGGCGTCCGCTGGTATGTGGCCTATCCGATGAGCTATCGTCAACTCGAGGAAATGATGGAAGAACGCGGCGTCGACGTCGACCATTCCACGCTCAGCCGCTGGGTCGTCAAATATGCGCCTTTTCTGGAGAGACAGTTCCGCGTTCATAAGCGCGCGGTCGGATCCAGCTGGCGTCTCGATGAGACTTACGTGAAAGTCAAAGGCCACTGGAAATATCTGTATCGGGCGGTCGACAAGGCGGGCGCGACGGTGGATTTCTTGCTGACCGCGAAGAGGGATCGCAAAGCCGCGTTGCGTTTCCTGCGCAAGGCGATCGCGCAGCATGGCGCGCCGGATAAGATCACGATCAACAAAAGCGGCGCCAACACGGCGGCGATCGAAAGCTACAATGCGGAGCATGAAGCGGACATCGAAATCCGGCGTATCAAATATCTGAATAATATTGTCGAACAGGACCATCGAGCGGTGAAGCGAGTGACGCGGCCAATGTTAGGTTTCAAATCATTTCACTCGGCTGCCGCGACGCTCTCGGGGATAGAGCTCATGCATATGATCCGGAAGGACCAATCGCAGACCAATGGCGGATTGCGTCCTGCGCAGCAGTTTTATGCCCTCGCGGCGTGAGCCGCGTCACTCTCGCATGCCCGCGACGCTTCCGTAGACAAAATTTGCGGCACAACCCAACAGCGCCTCGATTGGCTGGACAAACCCGCCAATACATAGAGAAGCAAGTGTTAAAATTTAAGAATCACACGCGCGATAATCCCTATTCGCAACAGTACATGTGGGGTGCGTCCGCAAACATTAACTCCCAAATGCGCGTGATTTTGCCAGCTATTTGTCTACGCTGCCAGCCGAACCCGCCGATGATGGACACAG
Encoded here:
- a CDS encoding IS6 family transposase, which codes for MIDFKGSHFERDVILWGVRWYVAYPMSYRQLEEMMEERGVDVDHSTLSRWVVKYAPFLERQFRVHKRAVGSSWRLDETYVKVKGHWKYLYRAVDKAGATVDFLLTAKRDRKAALRFLRKAIAQHGAPDKITINKSGANTAAIESYNAEHEADIEIRRIKYLNNIVEQDHRAVKRVTRPMLGFKSFHSAAATLSGIELMHMIRKDQSQTNGGLRPAQQFYALAA